The genomic interval TTGAGCATTCGGGATTCTCCGATTCTAAAGCTATTTAACACTCGGGTGACTGTCCGACGCACATGAAGGCAGTTGTGCTAGCCGCGGGGAAGGGAACGCGCCTCCGGCCGCTGACCGACGACAAGCCCAAGGGGATGGTCGAGGTGGACGGCAAGCCCATCCTGACCCACTGTTTCGAGCAACTGGCCGAGTTGGGTGCCGACGAGTTCGTCGTCGTGGTGGGGTATCGCAAGCAGGACATCATCGACCACTACGGCGACGCGTTCGAGGACATCCCGATGACCTACGCCCACCAGCGCGAGCAGAAGGGGCTGGCTCACGCTCTCCTGACGGTCGAGGAGCACATCGACGAGGAGTTCATGCTGATGCTGGGCGACAACGTCTTCGACGCGAATCTGGGCGACGTGGTGAACCGCCAGCAGGAGGACCGCGCGGATGCGGCGTTCCTCGTCGAGGAGGTGCCCTACGAGGAGGCCGGGCGGTACGGCGTGTGTAACACCAACAAGTACGGCGAGATTACGGACGTGGTCGAGAAGCCCGAGAACCCCCCGAGCAATCTGGTGATGACCGGCTTCTACACCTTCACGCCCGCCATCTTCCACGCCTGCCACCTCGTCCAGCCCTCGAACCGCGGCGAGTACGAGATCAGCGAGGCCATCGACCTCCTCATCCAGAGCGGTCGGACCATCGACGCGATTCGGATGGACGGCTGGCGCGTCGACGTCGGCTACCCCGAGGACCGCGAGAAGGCGGAGGACTTGTTACAGGGTGAAGACACGAGCACCGAAGGTGACGCGAAAGCGATCAAGAATTCGAAGGACTGAACGATATCTCATCTCCGATTTTGTCGTCGCGGCACTATCTAGTTGAGCCCGTCTGAGGAACGAGCGGGCCGTTGAGCGTCTCGGCCCGGACGCTCACAGACCTGCTCACGAGGGCTATGAGGCGGGGTTAGAAGAATCTTGGGAGGTGGACGGCGACGCCAATGTTGTGGCCTTCGGATAGCCCGTGGAACGAGCACAGTACGTCGCGATAGCGTTCGCGCCCGCTTGCGAGTCGTTCTGGAAATTCCGGAAACGAGCCCTCCTCTTTATGTGCTATCGGCCAGATACCGCAACCAATGATAACCGATGCTCGCGTTCTCCGGACCGGGTTCGTCCCCCACGAAGTCGAGCATCGAGACGCGGAAGTCACCCACCTCACCGAGATTCTCGCCCCGCTCACCGACGGCGACCCGGCCGACACGACGCTCCTGCTGGGTCCCTCGGGCGTCGGGAAGACGTGCCTCGCGAAGCACACCGCCCAGAAGCTCCGTCAAGAAGTCCTCGACGTCGAGTACCAGTACGTCAACTGCTGGCAGAACTTCTCGGAGTTCCGGACCCTCTATCGCATCCTCGAAGGTCTGGGCAAGACCATCGACATCCACCGCCAGTCGACGCCGCGCGACGAACTCTTCGAGCGCCTCCGGACGTACGACGGTCCGCCCTGCGTGGTCATCCTCGACGAGGCCGACCAACTGGAGGACAAGAACCTTCTCTACCACCTCCACGAACTCCCGCAGTTCTCGATGCTCCTCATCGCCAACCGCGAACAAGAACTATTTGCGAGCGCCGACGAGCGCCTGACCAGTCGGCTCACGGGCTGTGAGCGCGTCCGCTTCGACCGGTACGCCCCCGACGAACTCGTCTCGATCATGGACGCGCGGGTTCGTGCAGGCCTCGAAGACGACGTGATCTCCCGCGAGCAGTTGCGGCGGGTCGCCGACGCCGCCGCGGGCGACGCTCGCGTGGCGCTCAGCATCCTTCGCACGGCCGCTCGACAGGCGCATCGGAACTACGAACCCGAGATTACGGACGAAATCGTCGATGC from Halorussus salilacus carries:
- the aglF gene encoding UTP--glucose-1-phosphate uridylyltransferase AglF; protein product: MKAVVLAAGKGTRLRPLTDDKPKGMVEVDGKPILTHCFEQLAELGADEFVVVVGYRKQDIIDHYGDAFEDIPMTYAHQREQKGLAHALLTVEEHIDEEFMLMLGDNVFDANLGDVVNRQQEDRADAAFLVEEVPYEEAGRYGVCNTNKYGEITDVVEKPENPPSNLVMTGFYTFTPAIFHACHLVQPSNRGEYEISEAIDLLIQSGRTIDAIRMDGWRVDVGYPEDREKAEDLLQGEDTSTEGDAKAIKNSKD
- a CDS encoding Cdc6/Cdc18 family protein, with translation MITDARVLRTGFVPHEVEHRDAEVTHLTEILAPLTDGDPADTTLLLGPSGVGKTCLAKHTAQKLRQEVLDVEYQYVNCWQNFSEFRTLYRILEGLGKTIDIHRQSTPRDELFERLRTYDGPPCVVILDEADQLEDKNLLYHLHELPQFSMLLIANREQELFASADERLTSRLTGCERVRFDRYAPDELVSIMDARVRAGLEDDVISREQLRRVADAAAGDARVALSILRTAARQAHRNYEPEITDEIVDASIPRARAERHQKDVETLKPHQRTLYEIIEEHGEISPSDLYEEYKSRMDDPKTDRTVRNYLSKMDQYDVIEAEGTSRDRTYRAVSESFGNVDI